ATTATCACTTAGTTGTTATGTGGATATGTACACATCACTAATGTAACATTCCAATAACGGGATGGTTGCGCGCAAAAGACCACCCGGAAGCAGCTCGGGATCAAAATCTGGAACACAGGCAAGCATCTTGCATGGATCCTCTCTTCCGTCTCTCTAAATGTTATCGACACAAACGCATTCAACTTCCAGCTGGACACTCCAGATATTGACAAAGTACCTGATCCATCAATACGATCCGAAAAATACGGTGAGTTGGCGCAATTCTCAGTCTAGAAAGTCCTCAGATTTACGGTTTTCGCTAACTGAGGTAGCTGATAGCTTTTCAGATGAAGAGGAACTTGACGAAATATGGTACAACGTGAAAACAGTAGGACCACAATACTTCTAACATTTATCTAGAAACACAAACACGTTACCATCGCAGGgaatttgcagttttttctcgGATGTTTCGTATTTCTACTCTTCGGTATAATGATAACTTCATGTGCGATGGGCTTTTGGATGCTCATAGCAGCAACGCTTAAGAAACAAGGAGGTGATATAACAGTTATTATGGAAACCACCACCGTTGCACCGATAAGAAAGACAACCAAAAAAGGCAAATAGCAGGTTAGAAAGCAACTTTCTGCATCAAAAATGTTCTCATGTGTTCACAAAACAGATACAATTCAGGACTGGAAAAAAGACaccaaaaatgagaaatacgAAACGATGCAAAGCAATTCTCTTAAATAAAGTGTAGTCATTCAGAGTGTATTTGTATAAATGAAAGTACTTGCTTCTTTCCCAAGAATTACGAGCTGCAAATGGCTCTGGTCCTTACAAATCCCAGGAATAACCAATACAGGATATTTActggaaattgaaaatgaaaataccaTATTCACAAAAATGACTTACATGAACTCAATTACATAACTCTTCTCTCAAATTTAGAATATAGTTGATGTCAACAAGAACGAAACTTTAACAACAAGAGCAATAATGTCAAAGAAGAGcaataatagtaacaaaaatctacaaaaagagcaagaaaaacaacaacaacaacaaagaaaactgTCAACAGCGAGTGTGGCTTCGCGTGTGACAAAGCGTAAATGCAGGTgcaagaataacaaaaatctGATGGAATTACTTTGTGAATGCCCATATTTCTGTAACATTAAGTAATATTATGATTTCGCAACTACAAACATGTCTTCTTTcacaatacaaaaaagaaaaggacgggAGTTGCAAGAAAAGGTGGTACTACGGTCCGTTGCGAACCTTTCGAAAATCGATTCTTAAAGAAATGACAGTAAATTCAAATAAAGGAGGAGATAAACATTCGGAAGAGAACGATGGATACACAACATTACAACGAATCAGATCCAAATACCTTCAAATAGCTATacagaatttctagaaaagaaataatttactAAAGATCGTCACGGACTTTTACACACTTATCTCAACCATTTTTTTGAAGCCCTTAACAATTCAGTCAAATCTTTAAGGTTATATTTTTTGTCCTCGCCCCACCAGAGCGTGTGATCCAGAAGATCACGCACTAGGTTCATCCGTGGAGCTCCTATTCTGACCCATAATATCCGGGATGTCCGCACGAAGTTGCTGACGTACTTCTTCGAGGCTCCTAAAGAGAACTCAGTTCTAATTTTCCTTTAATGATAGTTGCCCTGTGAGATCAGGAAGATTAGGGATCAGTCActttataaaaatgaaattagagAACTTTTACGGCGCCAAAAACGCGACAAATCTGAAGAGATCCAACTAACCTTATCAAAGTTTCTCTGGTAAccaaattttttgaagcaatgATCTGGCGTAGACGATAGGCAGCCCTCAGCAACGTTCTGCGCTTAAGAGTTTCGGGATCCATAGTTCTGAAAGTCATTTAAATGGGTGACCACTTCTGCAATTCATAACCAATAAGAAAGTTCTTTGAAATCCCGAAAAGCATCAGATTACACCCGCAGCTATGCATAGTTAACAACGACTTACCTTTCTTAATTCTcatacaaatgaataaatgagaatGTAGGTTGCTTTGAAGCAATTTTCATAGTCATTTACTTCGGTTTGACTCCTTTCATTACTTCTAACTGGATTCCGCAACGAAAAATTATCCTGATAAGCTGCCGAAAAAGAATCACCTTCTACCAACATTCTTCTCATGAAGACGTTGGCTTAGTTCCCTCGCTGCTTCGATGACTTCTTCAGGAAACGTCGACAGTTCCACCAGCTCAAATCCTAGGAAATATTGGTTTAGCTACTTCATAATGAAAATGAGAGCATCGACgcttcagcagaaaaaaaaactcatgatCGCatgcgataaaaaaaaaaacactgaagacTTGTTTTTTATGGAAAATCCTGGAGCAGTTTTGTCACAATGTTTTGAGcaacaaataaacagcaaGGATTAACATTTTAGCAGATATGAAAGTCTGGTgttaattcttttcattttcacagaGACGCGGCTGGAGATGACTGACCGTAAAGCGGCCCTCTATAAGGTCCCTTTTCCAGTCTATGCGTTGGAGCTAACTGCTCCTCACCATCCACGTAGATGACCTGAGGAGGAAAGTGCAAACTGAAATAAGCGTCAAGAGTGCCAACGAATTATACGGCAGATTTATTGTCAACGTACTTTTCGACTTGGGGATAGTTGATATCCAGAGCTGCCAAATCGAGGAAATGTGTAGCAAACATGGTAAAGGTCTGAACATAGCAAACAATGATCTACATTTGATTTAAGAAGAAACATGCGAAGTTATTCTTTCATAGCACCATAGAGGAAACAGGATTAACACTAGGacagagaaaatgaaatcaaacaacgagaagaaacaaaaatttaccTTTTGTTGGAGAAGTTTCTCGATTATTGCATAACATATGCTAATGCCTTCCTCTACTGATGTACCTAAAACACTGATTGAAACCAGTTATCAGAGCTATATTATATTCTTTTGCCTAATATGCTTTTGCTCCGTTTATATCAAAAAGAATCAACCAGTTAGTTTGAACCGGAACTTCCCCGTAAACCTCTCAAACTATATCGTTTCATATGTTcggaaaatctggaaattgATTTCTGATTATGTTAGATCGTCTGCCTTTTGTTGCAAACTCTGCGCTTGCCATCAGCTGAGTGGCAAAtacggtatttttttttataaaactgCTACGGGAGACAATGAAATTCAAGTTCTACAGAggcaaaatcaaattttaaatgaatatcagagaaaaattaaaacaatgaaCCAACTTCTTGCCAGTTCATCAATTACAAGGAGTGTGCGGTCATCTGAGTACTGTAGAATCAGTGCCATCTCCTGCATTTCAAGAGCAAAAGCGGACAGATTTTTGTAGAGGTTGTCATTGTGCCCAATTCGAGAGAAAATGcgtagaaaaactgaaaaaagtggacAATTGTAACTAAAATTACTCAGAATTTTTAACGTAATTTTACCTGGAAGTACAGCTATCTTTGCCGGTACGTAAGAGCCACATTGTGCTAGAATACATAGTTGGCACACCTGCTTCAAATAAGTGGATTTTCctgtctaaaaaaaaccaaaaattgtCCAGCTCATGATACCTGcacaatatttaaaaaaaaatcaatgaaaaaaaaccacaaccaACCATATTAGGTCCTGTTATGATATTAACCCTCGAGTCTGGAGAAAGATACTGAAATAACTCCTTATAGTGTTTCTATAAATAAGAGCGATTATCACACAAAGCATACCGTATCATTGGGCACCACTTCGTCATTCGTGGAATAGTCTAACAGCGGATGCCTTCCTTCCTTGATTATGATGCTATTCCCAAACCTCGGCCGAACTGCAAATAAGAAGACAGGGGTAACAAGAGAAAAGACTGAATTCTGGTGGACAGACACCAACACGAACAGAAACTCAAAGAGTAATATATTTGCAATATAAACCAAATAACACGGCAGCTTCTCTATGATTTGTGCAAATTTTTCGTCTTCGCCCTGCTTCTTCGGTATTTTAAACTTCAGACCACACTgccttttttatgtttttcataAACTAGGACATGATGAAAATTGTAGGGTTGAGTTAACGGGACTCTACGTGCTTGGAAGAAAGATTTCGACGGCAATTACTGGATTTCTCCCATTGCTGCTGTGCACGAAATCGTACCAAAACGAAGGAGAGAAGATCAAGTGATGGAAGTTTACACGATTTCTTGAAATGAGCTTTGCTAAATCGTGATCAATCGCATCTCGACTAATCGAGCAACTTTTTTTCGCCTCCAAAGATACACACCTGTTTCCCTATTGAATGCATACACAGCAAAActgcaaagaaaatcaatcgTAGCAATGCAATCCATAACGTGATACAAAACGGCAATAGAAGGTCGAATCTGAAAACATAGGAAGCGGACGACAATTGAAGAGTCTTTCATAATACAGTTAAAACAATGATAACACATacataatacaaataaactataaaaagaatagaaaaaatacaaagtaaTATCGCTTAAGCTGTTAATGATGAAGTTATACCTTGTTCATCCTACATGTTTAAGTAaaactgaatagaaaaatgtatgaaatcTCAAAAGTGACGTtggaaatgtgaagaaataaaaatgaaaagaaaataaaatagaatagagaAGATACCTCCTTGATAATCTCCTGAACAACAACATTTGTGGCAATCAGAACTTCCGACATGGACTGCTCTATTCTgtctacaaaagaaaagaacaagataTTCACTTCGAAAACAGGAAGTTACGATTAGGAGTGAAACGATTTCTATTCAGAGCCAGTCTATTATACCAACTAAAGTACCAATTGAAGCAAATGCTCCCATTGATAGTGAAATAACTCTTTTGAACAAGACGCTCAGACGGAgctcaaaaaaatcctacTGTCATCTCGTTTTTGCGCTGATTATTTACTGCACTTAGCGAAAGCGctctttttcttacaaaacttTGTTTAGAATTTGTATGACCGACCGCTGTAGCGCAATAGATTCCTTGATGTGAACGTTAGAGACGAACGATGTCGTACGACGTTGATGAACACCTGAATAGACTTGAAAGGTTGGATTTAGACtttacaaaataaagaagtggGACGGTGGTCGCTAGCGAAGAAAATTAGAGGACACAGTGAAAGAGAAGATGTGTAAGAGAAACAAACCGTTGGCACTTTAACTGTACCAGCATTACCGCACACCCATACATAGTGAAATCCACGAGATTTGGAGTAAGCAAGGCGAGTGTCCTCTCCCGGTAAGAGTTTATTGAGctcttcttctaaaaattagGCAGACAATGAAAAGTTGCAAGTACTTTCAGATTAAAACGACTGTTACAGCAGGaaggatttgaagaaaaaaatcccttgcATCCACCTTGTCCTTGGATATCCCGTAGTAGCTCTTCGTAAGCTCTCCTAGCGACATCTAGATTCACAGAAACACCATCCTACatagaaaagtttgaaatggTCCCGTATACATGaaagttcaggaaaaaaaacaaaatacctTTATAGCATAACATTTCTTGTGTCTCTGACTCAACGAATTCTTCTTGTTACCGCTTATAGTCTCTGACTGAAATCTGTCATCCAAAAGTTTCTTGATAACATCTATCCTCTCATCACTGAGCAGCTGAGAAGGGAATATTAAATGACATAGCGAcaataagtaaaaattcttACTCCAACCTCGTTTTTTCCACTTAGGAGATCGCACTTGAAAATCTTTAAGACTTGACGTAAAGGACTGACTACGTTTAACACACTATACAGACGCAAAAgctaaaatattcaaaaaaaaaatttagaaaatgagCGCACTAGTGGAGACAATAAAGCGTAACCTGAGTCAAGTTGTACTCCGCGCTCTGTACCGTTGTAGGCTCTATAGGAGATTCGATGAGTGCATCAAAAACATGGTCCAGATCGTAAGTTGAGCCCAAAACTTGACGCAATTTCTCAATTAGCTGAAATTAGCAAATGTACTCAAATTTTTACACACATATGTTGCTCAGAGAGTGACATTAACTTTCaagaaagaacattttccTTATTGGGCAGTTGAAAATTTAGTGCCACCGCTGGAAAAAGTGACGGCAGCCAAGTTTCTGCATCTCCCTCAGTTCGTGTGCCAGTCTTGGGGCTCAACCGATAACTAACGTCAAACGTACCCTGTTCTTGACGTTTTCAAGGTTTACGTCATGGAAACTGATTATATTGGATTCCCGGCACAAAGAAACTGTAGGCAGCAAAGGTATACAAGGCATAAGTATATACATAGCATCTCAGCACGTCTATTATCTATCGTGATGTTCACGTATCACATCCTTTTGTAGTATTTTATGGTTACTGAAAACAATACGAGAAAACAAATGTGGACATGGTAACTTGAAACACTGATCAGATTACTTATAACACAGGTTAGATAGTAATGCCTTATGTCACACATTACCTACTTCCACATAGTAAAAGTAAGAAGCGAACTTACATAGGGATTTTCCACTAACTCTTCAACTGCGTCCAACCTTCCGTTAATAACTTCCTGGTCACTAGACGGTTGGAGAAGGTTGGAACGAAGCAATCGTGCTCCACCAGACGTTAACGTTTCATCAACTACAGCCAGTAACGAACGTCGTTCCTGGTAAAGTTATCAactacagtaaaaaaaaagaaaaaaatgaatctgaTTGGAATTGTGTGATCTACAAATGAGTAAACGTGTCTGTTTATATCGTGAACTACTTTTATGAGCAGAGCCAAGATagttatcgatctttattctggcgcATATTTCGGcatcatcgccttcttcagagcggGGAAAATCAAAGGCAGGTGTAATCAACCTTCTCATACGCCTCGTCACCCCATAaaatatgacttagcaaaaCAGATTACTGAAAGATAATGTAAGAAAAGTAGACAGCGCTACAATACCGCTCACCTTGATATCCACGACGTTGCGGGACAACCGGTTGTTAGGACTGCGTCGTTAATAGTAACTAATAACTATGCTCCTTGCCTCCGACCCcataggtcaaaacccgcagaggtcttgatatggcgccagaTCGTCGGTCACAGCATTCATCCTCACGATTCATGACTGGACTTTTTATTGCTATGTAAACATCGTGTTTGTGTGCTAGgtgttttttcatgttttccgtTCTTCTATGCAATGGATTGATTTGCTATCGATCAATAATAAACGTGTCCTTAACATTATCCGGCAATGGAAGCTTCGCCAGACATCAGAATATGTGttcaaggtttttttaaacgcaataagataataaaaattgtCCTGATCACCACTTCGCCCAACCGGTAAAGCAAATTCTCGTTCACTTCTCTGTTGAACTCCCTTAGACAAACGATTTTCGAGCTTGCTTCCGTCAATTGGTGCCCAAATCTTTTTGTGACCTACTTATTTCTTGAGACTCATGCTACCTTCGTGGTTTTTGAGGTTAGGTTTTCAAAGACTGCGGCCGATTCTCTCTTGCAGTTGGGTTTTTTCCTTAGACTTGGTATCCAAAAGTGCGGCGCAATTATGGCTGTGACCCTACAGGTAATCTAACTGTtctatttccttctgtttCGCGTAGAACTTGTCGTTAAGATAGCTGTACTAATTTCTTAAACGTCAGATTTTACGTTCACGCTACATTCATATCTGGCAAACTGCTTCAAGATCATTACGCTTCAAACTCGGGtaattagaagtttttttccaaaaacatcACGTGACTAATTTGATCTCTCCTTACCTTCTTCGGAAAGCTGTTGACGATCTCGAGGTTTCGCCAAGATCCAACATCTGTTCAGAAAATCTTTCATATTTAGTCCatctaaaagataaaaagaagaaattctctgGCTCGAGGAAACCAACCTAACATGCACGTCTTTTCAACATCACAGTAGCTAAAGCGTAGGGTTTTTGAGGCAAAAACCACGTTTTGAATATGCTCCACATATTTAACAAGTGCACAACAAGCTTGCATGCAAAATTGCCTAAAAGTAAAGGAGGTCCGAACAGAAGAAACGGAAATGAAcagagaaacaagaaattcaCTTACTTCTGCAGTACCACAGTGTCACAGTTGgatatttcttcatttgaaaGCTGAGTAACAATTTCTGCACCACGGACTGGATTGAAGAACCTTAAGAAGTTCCCTTTCAACAAATATTTCGTTTAGAATATCATTGCGAACATCGTTATGGATAATTGTATTAAGGATGACGCATGATCCCTTCGGCACATCCTCGATGACTGACTGAATCCTTGGTGAGTCAGCAGTGACGCAATCAAACATTAATTGGTGAACAGAAGACAAAGAACAGCCTCAGAAGCAGAGGAATGATTCACCACCAAAAGACTAAAGAGACACCTCCAAAATTTTAGCACGGAATAAGGAAATCATATCGTAGAGGagggatttttcttcattttttgattcaTTCAGGGATTCATTTTTGACgttattttcttgatttcaaTCCACAGTTCCTGGAAATTTGTCGTCTCAGATCACATTGCATCATAACGCAACTTTTTCTCCAATCTATACGTACTACCATCTAGAAAGTCGTGGAGAATAGTAGAATTGACGAATACCAAGGCCCCAACGCTAGTGGTCGCAAAGAATCGTAGCGCGATAATTCTGAAGACAGTAAACATGCTAACGATTCACTTCATTGCGAATTTCCTACTGATTTTTAGAAGTACTCTAATTAATAACTGAATATGTGCaggtaaaattaaaaaatagagaGAATTTTCATCTAAAAACCATTAGGAAACAGACCTCCGATGAACATTGGTTACAGTAACGTTTGGCAAAGAGGATCGGATCATTTCAAGGAGTAGTGCGTTGCTCGACTTGTCGTTAAAGCTCTCAGCCACAATAATCTGGAATGACCCAATGTTAATTGTCCTAAATATGGTCCTAGACGGGATTTTAGTCCTGTTAGCATATCGTAATAACATTTCTACCAGTATCTGAAACTAAAGAATAGCGGTGGAGGCTTTATAACTCTGCACAGTGCCATAATAGGGAAAATGCAGGAAATTCAGCGACAAACGCTTCACAAAATCTATAGCTGTGACTATTGTTGATATTGGTAAAGAAATAACGAACCTCTTCAGGTTCAGCAACCAATAGCTTCATTTTCAGACgcgaaaaagttgaagaatcAATGAATTCATTGATTTCGATGTCTGCCTGTCGAAGATCCATAGTTGCTAGACCTACATAACCTTTGTAGGCACCACGACCTTCGGATATTGCTGAAGTAGCAAGGGGAACTATAAACTGAATATTTGGAAGAAGCAGGCGTATTTAATCAACAGAGAGAAGAGCAcaatagtttgaaaaatatggTTGTCTTGTGAATCCTGCTATATTAATtggcaaaaattggaaaactaAAGAATTAATATCTTGATTCTGAAGTGGGTGACTTTTGTGACTTAATTGGTTTGCCAATAAGGTAACAGTCGTGATACTACACCTGTATTAGAAGGACATCCATAAATCACGACTATTTCATCGATTTTCGCCTCTTCGAAGATCAATACTTACGATATGAACGCATAAGCGCTACCGCTGTCAAGTCAAGTATAAACGCGGTCGTATGAAACGTTTGTGTCCCACATATGTGACATTTGCGTCCAATAATGCTAAGACATCTTCGACCAAGACAGGATTCTCAAATTTGATACAAAAATCAAGCCAAagtttgcaaaaaagaaaagaaaagatcctTCCTTATAGTTCAGGCATAAAACTTTTAGGGAGAGTTTCTTGGTTATATCAAAGCTACGGTAAGAATTCTCAATAGTCGCACGCaataaggaaaggaaaggatacataacggttttttttaagaataaagaaaCTTACCGGCAATTGAGCATCGTCTATCAGTGGTATTTTTCGATGAAGGTGTGCGTGGAGTTCGCGAAGAGCTGGATGTGTGGACGCGATACTTTGCCAGTGGAGGTTTGGTCAGTGTTGAAGACGAATCCAAATCATTGTCAACGGAGAGAGAAGATTGTGAAGTAGACAACATACTGAAATAGTAAACCGACGTGCTAAAATTATAAGATGTAGCAAATCCGGCAAAAATTGAATGGGGAACGTGTAGAAGAACGCATTAGACGCTTACTTCATCTATATACATTCGCTTATATAATACATCAATCTTAGTCCGAGAGAAATGTTATATTACGATTTCGCACTGGGAATTTATATACAAACGAAGAAGTTATCCagcacaaaataaagaaattaaaaactagAGAAATTTCTCTGCATTTCCCTCCGCAGTAAAGGGTAACAAGCCAGTATACCCAAAAACAGGGCTTGAGGAATCATGAGGAAGACCTCCAAGCGATCCAAGCTGTGATTGTTGCAGCGAGTGGTCGAACTTTAAATTCCTCTTAAATTTACCCTTATCTCACTTCGGGGCGGGAAGCGTTGTCAGGACAACAATTCGCGACCTCTTTTCAACGTTTCATTGAGCGCGATGTACAGTAGGTTTGTGCACGACGGGACCCGCTCAAATCACCTGCTCTCATACTGAAAGCTGTGTTAGTACTCTCGTAGCTGCATCAAACCACCTAAACCTGCAGTTGCGTCGGTgagtagcggttgggatcgaggtgggaccatcggtGGCTCCACTCGGCGATTATGAGAGGTGCAAGCGATGGTCCCCTTCGATCCTCACCGCTGCGcccaaccgcgccgcttacgcaattgcacctcACTTCACGTTGTTCTGAGCTGACTATACTCGCTTGAAACTTGTACCACTTCTTACTTAAAGttgggccaaaacgacatgaagcgcggcgcagttgcgtaagcggctgcgctctaaGCGgggcggtgaagcgtagcgttTGGGATTGTGTAaagatcctcgctaccgcaactcatctctgcagttggccatggccccacctcgatcccaatcgctgactccacagcaccgcttcgagcgcagccgcttacgcaactgcaccgtgcttcatgtcgttttcacctgACTATATACAGTGAACTATTGtcttttaaaagattttattcTTGGCAATCTCTCCGACCTCTTacttatagttgggtcaaaacgacatgaaacacggcgcagttgcgtaagcggctgcgctctaagcggggcggtggagcgtagcgtttGGGActgtgtaaggatcctcgctaccgcgaCACATCTCTGCAACTAGGGCCGCAGAATCCATGCACAATTTCTTCGTTGACGCTCCCAGCCGTTATGGTGACTTCATTTTTCCCATTCTCAGgttgaaacaaaaactaattGTTGTGGTTCTAAAGATGCTAAGTTGATatcaggtgttttttttttttctgttcattcatAAACAAAGATAAGTCATTACAATCCCCTGTACACAGAGGGTGTGTTATTGCATTACGACTTAGTTGTGAAGGCGGTGTTTCGAGTTTTGGGGTGAGTTCGCGTAACTTTAGCtttcatgagatttttttcaattttcaactgGATCATTATCTTGAAGGCCGAGTTCTCCACAGAATAGGGAAAAGGACATTCTATTCAGAAAAAGAGATGCGCGCAAATGGAAGAGCACTGAGCTGGTTTCCGTTCCCTCTCGGATGCCTCCTCATGATTCGCGCACGAGGAGCGCAGCGCACGGGAACCGGCTCTTTTTTATGGGTTGAATGGCATGATCAGGTCAAAAAACTACAC
This window of the Necator americanus strain Aroian chromosome III, whole genome shotgun sequence genome carries:
- a CDS encoding hypothetical protein (NECATOR_CHRIII.G9417.T2), whose amino-acid sequence is MNAVTDDLAPYQDLCGPNNRLSRNVVDIKERRSLLAVVDETLTSGGARLLRSNLLQPSSDQEVINGRLDAVEELVENPYLIEKLRQVLGSTYDLDHVFDALIESPIEPTTVQSAEYNLTQLLRLYSVLNVVSPLRQVLKIFKCDLLSGKNELLSDERIDVIKKLLDDRFQSETISGNKKNSLSQRHKKCYAIKDGVSVNLDVARRAYEELLRDIQGQEEELNKLLPGEDTRLAYSKSRGFHYVWVCGNAGTVKVPTVFINVVRHRSSLTFTSRNLLRYSDRIEQSMSEVLIATNVVVQEIIKEIRPSIAVLYHVMDCIATIDFLCSFAVYAFNRETVRPRFGNSIIIKEGRHPLLDYSTNDEVVPNDTYLSPDSRVNIITGPNMTGKSTYLKQVCQLCILAQCGSYVPAKIAVLPVFLRIFSRIGHNDNLYKNLSAFALEMQEMALILQYSDDRTLLVIDELARSTSVEEGISICYAIIEKLLQQKTFTMFATHFLDLAALDINYPQVENLHFPPQVIYVDGEEQLAPTHRLEKGPYRGPLYGFELVELSTFPEEVIEAARELSQRLHEKNVGRRTMDPETLKRRTLLRAAYRLRQIIASKNLVTRETLIRSLEEVRQQLRADIPDIMGQNRSSTDEPSA
- a CDS encoding hypothetical protein (NECATOR_CHRIII.G9417.T1), encoding MLSTSQSSLSVDNDLDSSSTLTKPPLAKYRVHTSSSSRTPRTPSSKNTTDRRCSIAAISEGRGAYKGYVGLATMDLRQADIEINEFIDSSTFSRLKMKLLVAEPEEIIVAESFNDKSSNALLLEMIRSSLPNVTVTNVHRRFFNPVRGAEIVTQLSNEEISNCDTVVLQKQFCMQACCALVKYVEHIQNVVFASKTLRFSYCDVEKTCMLDVGSWRNLEIVNSFPKKERRSLLAVVDETLTSGGARLLRSNLLQPSSDQEVINGRLDAVEELVENPYLIEKLRQVLGSTYDLDHVFDALIESPIEPTTVQSAEYNLTQLLRLYSVLNVVSPLRQVLKIFKCDLLSGKNELLSDERIDVIKKLLDDRFQSETISGNKKNSLSQRHKKCYAIKDGVSVNLDVARRAYEELLRDIQGQEEELNKLLPGEDTRLAYSKSRGFHYVWVCGNAGTVKVPTVFINVVRHRSSLTFTSRNLLRYSDRIEQSMSEVLIATNVVVQEIIKEIRPSIAVLYHVMDCIATIDFLCSFAVYAFNRETVRPRFGNSIIIKEGRHPLLDYSTNDEVVPNDTYLSPDSRVNIITGPNMTGKSTYLKQVCQLCILAQCGSYVPAKIAVLPVFLRIFSRIGHNDNLYKNLSAFALEMQEMALILQYSDDRTLLVIDELARSTSVEEGISICYAIIEKLLQQKTFTMFATHFLDLAALDINYPQVENLHFPPQVIYVDGEEQLAPTHRLEKGPYRGPLYGFELVELSTFPEEVIEAARELSQRLHEKNVGRRTMDPETLKRRTLLRAAYRLRQIIASKNLVTRETLIRSLEEVRQQLRADIPDIMGQNRSSTDEPSA
- a CDS encoding hypothetical protein (NECATOR_CHRIII.G9416.T1) produces the protein MVARKRPPGSSSGSKSGTQLDTPDIDKVPDPSIRSEKYDEEELDEIWYNVKTFFLGCFVFLLFGIMITSCAMGFWMLIAATLKKQGERQPKKANSRTGKKTPKMRNTKRCKAILLNKV
- a CDS encoding hypothetical protein (NECATOR_CHRIII.G9417.T3); protein product: MLSTSQSSLSVDNDLDSSSTLTKPPLAKYRVHTSSSSRTPRTPSSKNTTDRRCSIAAISEGRGAYKGYVGLATMDLRQADIEINEFIDSSTFSRLKMKLLVAEPEEIIVAESFNDKSSNALLLEMIRSSLPNVTVTNVHRRFFNPVRGAEIVTQLSNEEISNCDTVVLQKQFCMQACCALVKYVEHIQNVVFASKTLRFSYCDVEKTCMLDVGSWRNLEIVNSFPKKVRRDQISHVMFLEKNF